Proteins from one Podarcis raffonei isolate rPodRaf1 chromosome 1, rPodRaf1.pri, whole genome shotgun sequence genomic window:
- the RTN4RL2 gene encoding reticulon-4 receptor-like 2, which translates to MRLRLGPTLYGLAPTFLLLLAFPLVAAMCPMLCTCYFSPPTVSCQANNFSSVPRVLPANAQRLFLQNNLIGTLRPGMFGPSLVTLWLYSNNISSIQPGTFRHLQALEWLDLGDNRNLRTLDADTFRGLERLQSLHLYRCQLSSLPTTIFRNLFSLQYLYLQENNLLCLQDDLFVDLANLSHLFLHGNKIWQLSENVFRGLSGLDRLLLHRNRLHAIPTWAFRDLGKLTILYLFNNSLTTLSGETLSDLPSLEFLRLNNNPWACDCRARSLWAWFQRTRVSVSDVICTSPADRVGRDMRRLNETAFRGCPPGNHHPVGFDWGCRPEWENGAAHPHPHPRPHSNGSSNHLYGLGGSPPADPSSFYRDVPANDIRSPKYDPPTEDGYWGGYGNEEGGQLKKGCPGPGCSSLDSGGTRIGFLLLPFPWLLMLWGPSWF; encoded by the exons GCTTGGCTCCCACCTTCCTGCTCCTGTTGGCCTTTCCTCTGGTGGCAGCCATGTGCCCCATGCTTTGCACCTGCTACTTTTCTCCGCCCACGGTCAGCTGCCAGGCCAACAACTTCTCCTCGGTGCCACGGGTCCTGCCCGCCAATGCTCAGCGCCTCTTCCTGCAGAACAACCTGATTGGGACCCTGCGGCCCGGCATGTTTGGGCCGAGCCTCGTCACCCTTTGGCTCTACTCCAACAACATCTCCTCCATCCAGCCGGGCACCTTCCGCCACCTCCAAGCTCTGGAGTGGCTGGACCTGGGGGACAACCGCAATTTGCGCACCCTGGACGCAGACACTTTCCGCGGGCTGGAGCGGCTGCAGTCTCTGCACCTGTACCGCTGCCAGCTGAGCAGCTTGCCGACCACCATCTTCCGTAACCTCTTCAGCCTCCAATACCTCTACCTTCAGGAGAACaacctgctttgcctgcag GACGACCTTTTTGTGGATCTGGCAAACCTGAGCCACCTTTTCCTGCACGGCAACAAGATCTGGCAGCTTTCCGAGAACGTTTTCCGGGGTCTGTCTGGATTAGACCGCCTGTTGCTGCACAGGAACCGCCTGCATGCCATTCCAACTTGGGCCTTCCGCGATCTGGGCAAGCTCACCATCCTGTATTTGTTCAACAACAGCCTGACCACCCTCTCCGGGGAAACCCTCTCAGACTTGCCGTCCCTGGAGTTCCTACGCCTCAACAACAACCCGTGGGCCTGCGACTGCCGGGCCCGATCCCTCTGGGCCTGGTTCCAACGCACGCGCGTCTCTGTCTCGGACGTCATATGCACTTCTCCGGCCGACCGCGTGGGGCGCGACATGCGCCGCCTCAACGAAACGGCCTTCCGGGGCTGCCCGCCGGGCAACCACCACCCTGTAGGCTTTGACTGGGGTTGCAGGCCCGAGTGGGAGAATGGAGCAGCtcacccccaccctcacccccgcCCTCATTCCAATGGCTCATCCAATCACCTCTATGGCCTCGGGGGGTCGCCTCCCGCCGACCCCTCCTCCTTCTACAGGGACGTGCCGGCAAATGACATCCGCAGCCCCAAGTATGACCCACCCACGGAGGACGGCTACTGGGGGGGCTATGGCAACGAAGAAGGGGGGCAGCTGAAAAAGGGGTGCCCAGGACCTGGCTGTTCTTCTCTGGACTCTGGAGGTACCAGGATTGGCTTCCTGTTGCTTCCCTTTCCCTGGCTGCTGATGCTTTGGGGACCTTCCTGGTTTTGA